The Lysobacter enzymogenes genome window below encodes:
- a CDS encoding efflux RND transporter permease subunit: MSGVAEISIKRPITTIMLFVSMFVIGLIAAVRLPLESLPDITAPFLLVQLPYDGSTPEEVERTILRPAEEALATMTGIKRLHGTASSDAATIQMEFKDWDRDVAIAASDARERIDAIVDDLPDGFQRYFVFKWSSSDQAVLQVRLAGDMDLSHSYDLIDREFKRRLERIPGVAKVEIGGAAPNEVEIAILPDRMVAHDVDLNTLTKRLQALNFSISAGEIEDGGRRLRVQPIGQVIDLEQFRNVSINTSGLKLRDIADVRLKPARLETGRRLDGRPAIGLDIFKERSANLVEVSRLALAEVEAIRAQPELRNIEIKVVRNQGEDVTSSLLELAEAGGIGLLLSIAVLFFFLRHWPSTLMVTLAIPICFVMTLGFMHFVGVTLNVLSLMGLLLAVGMLVDNAVVVVESIYQEREKMPDQPELASILGTRHVAIALSAGTLCHCIVFLPNLLGETNDISIFMSQIAITISVSLLASWLVAVSLIPMISARLKTPPAVASDRGLIPRLQRSYARFLRWTLEHRGLSVIGIVLVVAISVFPASRTKFDMFGNEGGKEAFIQYHWKGSYTREQMSEEILKIEKFLEARRKQYHIKQIYSFFSTQGGGDAGTRLQFHEEQVENTKPLVEAISKALPKSAKAEISMGQDEGGGQNGAKNVQVQLVGDSTETLTELANDIVPILARRKELRDVRIDIGDRNTELNVRVDRERAASFGFSVEEVSRFVGLALRGAQLRDFQRGETEVPVWARFAGAESYGIENLSEFTVRAGDGRSVPLLAMVDVAVRPTASQINRSNRQTTLTIQASLNGKATTPEARKAMEETLKTVAFPAGYNYSFDGSSFERDDDAGKQMMFNLVIALVMIYVVMAAVFESLLFPAAIMSCVVFSIFGVFWLFWITGTAFTVMAFIGILVLMGVVVNNGIVMVEHINNLRRRGLSRNEALVEGSRERLRPIMMTMGTAILAMIPISLSDTVVLGGLAYSPMARAVAGGLAFSTVVSLLFLPTIYAILDDLRDGSAALVRRARGVAAKGAAAAQA, encoded by the coding sequence ATGAGCGGCGTCGCCGAGATCAGCATCAAGCGGCCGATCACGACCATCATGCTGTTCGTGTCGATGTTCGTGATCGGCCTGATCGCGGCCGTGCGGCTGCCGTTGGAGTCGCTGCCGGACATCACCGCGCCGTTCCTGCTGGTGCAGCTGCCGTACGACGGCTCCACCCCGGAGGAGGTCGAACGCACCATCCTGCGCCCCGCCGAGGAGGCGCTGGCGACGATGACCGGGATCAAGCGCCTGCACGGCACCGCCAGCTCGGACGCGGCGACGATCCAGATGGAGTTCAAGGACTGGGACCGCGACGTCGCCATCGCCGCCTCGGACGCGCGCGAGCGCATCGACGCGATCGTCGACGACCTGCCCGACGGCTTCCAGCGCTACTTCGTGTTCAAGTGGTCCAGCTCCGACCAGGCGGTGCTGCAGGTGCGTCTGGCCGGCGACATGGACCTGAGCCATTCCTACGATCTGATCGACCGCGAATTCAAGCGCCGGCTCGAACGCATCCCCGGCGTGGCCAAGGTCGAGATCGGCGGCGCCGCGCCGAACGAGGTCGAGATCGCGATCCTGCCCGACCGCATGGTCGCCCACGACGTCGATCTCAACACCCTGACCAAGCGCCTGCAGGCGCTGAACTTCTCGATTTCCGCCGGCGAGATCGAAGACGGCGGCCGCCGCCTGCGGGTGCAGCCGATCGGCCAGGTGATCGACCTGGAGCAGTTCCGCAACGTCAGCATCAACACCAGCGGGCTGAAGCTGCGCGACATCGCCGACGTGCGGCTCAAGCCGGCGCGGCTGGAAACCGGGCGGCGCCTGGACGGGCGGCCGGCGATCGGCCTGGACATCTTCAAGGAGCGCAGCGCCAATCTGGTCGAGGTCTCGCGCCTGGCCCTGGCCGAGGTCGAGGCGATCCGCGCCCAGCCGGAGCTGCGCAACATCGAGATCAAGGTGGTGCGCAACCAGGGCGAGGACGTGACCAGCTCGTTGCTGGAACTGGCCGAAGCCGGCGGCATCGGCCTGCTGCTGTCGATCGCGGTGCTGTTCTTCTTCCTGCGCCACTGGCCCTCGACCCTGATGGTCACGTTGGCGATTCCGATCTGCTTCGTGATGACCCTGGGCTTCATGCATTTCGTCGGCGTGACCCTCAACGTGCTGTCGCTGATGGGCCTGCTGCTGGCGGTCGGCATGCTGGTCGACAACGCGGTCGTGGTGGTGGAGAGCATCTACCAGGAACGCGAGAAGATGCCCGACCAGCCCGAGCTGGCGTCGATCCTCGGCACCCGCCACGTCGCCATCGCGCTGTCGGCCGGCACCTTGTGCCACTGCATCGTGTTCCTGCCCAACCTGCTCGGCGAAACCAACGACATCAGCATCTTCATGTCGCAGATCGCCATCACCATCTCGGTGTCGCTGCTGGCCTCGTGGCTGGTCGCGGTGAGCCTGATCCCGATGATCTCGGCGCGGCTCAAGACCCCGCCGGCGGTGGCCAGCGACCGCGGCCTGATCCCGCGCCTGCAGCGTTCCTACGCGCGCTTCCTGCGCTGGACCCTGGAACACCGCGGCCTGAGCGTGATCGGCATCGTGCTGGTGGTGGCGATCAGCGTGTTCCCGGCGAGCCGGACCAAGTTCGACATGTTCGGCAACGAAGGCGGCAAGGAAGCCTTCATCCAGTACCACTGGAAGGGCAGCTACACCCGCGAGCAGATGTCGGAGGAAATCCTCAAGATCGAGAAGTTCCTGGAAGCGCGGCGCAAGCAGTACCACATCAAGCAGATCTATTCGTTCTTCAGCACCCAGGGCGGCGGCGACGCCGGCACCCGCCTGCAGTTCCACGAGGAGCAGGTGGAGAACACCAAGCCGCTGGTGGAGGCGATTTCCAAGGCCTTGCCGAAGTCGGCCAAGGCCGAGATCAGCATGGGGCAGGACGAGGGCGGCGGGCAGAACGGAGCCAAGAACGTGCAGGTGCAGTTGGTCGGCGATTCGACCGAAACCCTGACCGAGCTGGCCAACGACATCGTGCCGATCCTGGCGCGGCGCAAGGAACTGCGCGACGTGCGCATCGACATCGGCGACCGCAACACCGAGCTCAACGTGCGCGTGGACCGCGAGCGCGCGGCCTCGTTCGGCTTCAGCGTCGAGGAAGTCTCGCGCTTCGTGGGTCTGGCGTTGCGCGGCGCGCAGCTGCGCGACTTCCAGCGCGGCGAGACCGAGGTGCCGGTGTGGGCGCGCTTCGCCGGCGCGGAGAGCTACGGCATCGAGAACCTGTCGGAGTTCACCGTGCGCGCCGGCGACGGCCGCAGCGTGCCGCTGCTGGCCATGGTCGACGTGGCGGTGCGGCCGACCGCGAGCCAGATCAACCGCAGCAACCGCCAGACCACGCTGACCATCCAGGCCAGCCTCAACGGCAAGGCGACCACGCCCGAGGCGCGCAAGGCGATGGAGGAGACGCTCAAGACCGTGGCGTTCCCGGCCGGCTACAACTACAGCTTCGACGGCAGCTCGTTCGAGCGCGACGACGACGCCGGCAAGCAGATGATGTTCAACCTGGTCATCGCCCTGGTGATGATCTACGTGGTGATGGCGGCGGTGTTCGAATCGCTGCTGTTCCCGGCGGCGATCATGAGCTGCGTGGTGTTCTCGATCTTCGGCGTGTTCTGGCTGTTCTGGATCACCGGCACCGCGTTCACGGTGATGGCCTTCATCGGCATCCTGGTGCTGATGGGCGTGGTGGTGAACAACGGCATCGTCATGGTCGAGCACATCAACAACCTGCGCCGGCGCGGCTTGAGCCGCAACGAGGCGCTGGTGGAAGGCAGCCGCGAGCGGCTGCGCCCGATCATGATGACGATGGGCACGGCGATCCTGGCGATGATCCCGATCTCGCTCAGCGACACCGTCGTGCTCGGCGGCCTGGCGTACTCGCCGATGGCGCGCGCGGTGGCCGGCGGCCTGGCGTTCTCGACCGTGGTCAGCCTGCTGTTCCTGCCGACCATCTACGCGATCCTCGACGACCTGCGCGACGGCAGCGCCGCGCTGGTGCGGCGCGCGCGCGGCGTGGCGGCGAAGGGCGCGGCTGCGGCGCAGGCCTGA
- a CDS encoding efflux RND transporter permease subunit: MQYRNWGPAVAQLPDATSFNLVEFSTRRRVTVAMVTLTFLLFGVIALNSLKVNLLPDLSYPTLTVRTEYTGAAPTEVETLITEPLEEAVGVVKGLRKLKSVSRTGQSDVVLEFAWGTDMDQASLEVRDKMEVVQLPLEAKKPVLLRFNPSTEPILRIALSNKGGEKASDGEAIRQLTALRRYADDDLKKKLEPVDGVAAVKVGGGLEDEIQVDIDQQKISQLNLPIDTVIQRLKAENVNISGGRLEEGQQRYLVRTVNEFATVPEIREMLVTTQKAGGNAAAEAAAQMARVAAASGSADAMAAAASVESANSGDQAVAAGGKPVRLKDIAEVRQGYKERESIIRLGGKEAVELAIYKEGDANTVATADAVQARLTQIKAQIPPDVELTTIDDQSQFIRHAIADVKKDAVIGGFLAILIIFLFLRDGWSTFVIGLSLPVSIVATFFFMDRLGLSLNVMSLGGLALATGLVVDDSIVVLESIAKARERGLGILEAAVAGTREVSMAVVASTLTTIAVFLPLVFVEGIAGQLFRDQALTVALAIGISLIVSMTLIPMLSALRGRPALGFQEEPPQPRWEPKNPALRALAWIPRGIGIGVRSLFFAFAWVIVRGWRLLGAVVGPVMGKASDIAMSPYGRAERGYLKLLPAALAHRGLVLTLAGAAFAATLAAVPLLGADLIPQLAQDRFDMTVKLPPGTPLRETDALVRQIQTQHEKDPGIRAWFGVSGSGTRLDANPTESGENIGKITVVMADGGSKQVEAQETERLRQTMRTHPGAQVDFARPQLFSFSTPLEIELRGQDLETIQRAGQHMAKLLRGSPHFADVKSTVEQGFPEIQIRFDQDRAGALGLATRDVADVVVKKVRGDVATRYSFRDRKIDVLVRARQADRASIESIRRLIVNPGSNRPVTLESVADVVATTGPSEIHRADQVRVAIVSSNLRDIDLGGAIAEVEQMVREKPLSPEVRMHIGGQGEELQQSINSLLFAFGLAIFLVYLVMASQFESLLHPFVILFTIPLALVGAVLALLLTNSTISVVVFIGLILLVGLVVKNAIILIDKVNQLREHGVAKREALIEGARSRLRPIIMTTLCTLFGFLPLAIATGEGAEVRSPMAITVIGGLLVSTLLTLLVIPVVYDLLDRRGDAYYRERVRKAKRRDAAVAESLGHDNDPLSEAH; the protein is encoded by the coding sequence ATCCAATACCGAAACTGGGGACCGGCTGTGGCTCAGCTTCCGGACGCGACGTCCTTCAATCTGGTGGAGTTCTCCACCCGCCGCCGCGTCACCGTGGCGATGGTCACCCTCACTTTCCTGCTGTTCGGCGTGATCGCGCTGAACAGCCTGAAGGTCAATCTGCTGCCGGACCTCAGCTATCCCACGCTGACCGTGCGCACCGAATACACCGGCGCCGCGCCGACCGAGGTCGAGACGCTGATCACCGAGCCGCTGGAAGAAGCGGTCGGCGTGGTCAAGGGCCTGCGCAAGCTCAAGTCGGTCTCGCGCACCGGCCAGAGCGACGTGGTGCTGGAGTTCGCCTGGGGCACCGACATGGACCAGGCCAGCCTGGAGGTGCGCGACAAGATGGAAGTCGTGCAGCTGCCGCTGGAAGCCAAGAAGCCGGTGCTGCTGCGCTTCAATCCCTCGACCGAGCCGATCCTGCGCATCGCCCTGTCCAACAAGGGCGGCGAGAAGGCCAGCGACGGCGAGGCGATCCGCCAGCTCACCGCGCTGCGCCGCTACGCCGACGACGACCTGAAGAAGAAGCTCGAGCCGGTCGACGGCGTGGCCGCGGTCAAGGTCGGCGGCGGCCTGGAGGACGAGATCCAGGTCGACATCGACCAGCAGAAGATCTCCCAGCTCAACCTGCCGATCGACACCGTCATCCAGCGGCTCAAGGCCGAGAACGTCAACATTTCCGGCGGCCGCCTGGAAGAAGGGCAGCAGCGCTATCTGGTGCGCACGGTCAACGAGTTCGCGACCGTGCCGGAAATCCGCGAGATGCTGGTGACCACGCAGAAGGCCGGCGGCAACGCCGCGGCCGAAGCCGCCGCGCAGATGGCGCGGGTGGCCGCGGCCTCGGGCTCGGCCGACGCGATGGCCGCGGCGGCGTCGGTGGAAAGCGCCAACTCCGGCGACCAGGCGGTCGCCGCCGGCGGCAAGCCGGTGCGGCTCAAGGACATCGCCGAGGTCCGCCAGGGCTACAAGGAACGCGAGTCGATCATCCGCCTCGGCGGCAAGGAGGCGGTCGAGCTGGCGATCTACAAGGAAGGCGACGCCAATACCGTGGCCACCGCCGACGCGGTGCAGGCGCGGCTGACCCAGATCAAGGCGCAGATTCCGCCGGACGTCGAACTGACCACGATCGACGACCAGTCGCAGTTCATCCGCCACGCCATCGCCGACGTCAAGAAGGACGCGGTGATCGGCGGCTTCCTCGCGATCCTGATCATCTTCCTGTTCCTGCGCGACGGCTGGAGCACGTTCGTGATCGGCCTGTCGCTGCCGGTGTCGATCGTCGCCACCTTCTTCTTCATGGACCGGCTCGGCCTGAGCCTCAACGTGATGTCGCTGGGCGGTCTGGCGCTGGCGACCGGCCTGGTCGTCGACGACTCGATCGTGGTGCTGGAATCCATCGCCAAGGCGCGCGAACGCGGGCTCGGCATCCTCGAGGCGGCCGTCGCCGGCACGCGCGAGGTCAGCATGGCGGTGGTCGCCTCGACCCTGACCACGATCGCGGTGTTCCTGCCGCTGGTGTTCGTCGAAGGCATCGCCGGGCAGCTGTTCCGCGACCAGGCGCTGACCGTGGCGCTGGCGATCGGCATTTCGCTGATCGTGTCGATGACCTTGATCCCGATGCTCAGCGCGCTGCGCGGACGGCCGGCGCTGGGCTTCCAGGAAGAACCGCCGCAGCCGCGCTGGGAACCGAAGAACCCGGCGCTGCGCGCGCTGGCGTGGATTCCGCGCGGCATCGGCATCGGCGTGCGTTCGCTGTTCTTCGCCTTCGCCTGGGTGATCGTGCGCGGCTGGCGCCTGCTCGGCGCGGTGGTCGGTCCGGTCATGGGCAAGGCCAGCGACATCGCGATGTCGCCGTACGGCCGCGCCGAACGCGGCTACCTCAAGCTGCTGCCGGCGGCGCTGGCGCACCGCGGGCTGGTGTTGACCCTGGCCGGCGCGGCCTTCGCCGCGACCCTGGCGGCGGTGCCTTTGCTCGGCGCCGACCTGATCCCGCAGCTGGCCCAGGACCGCTTCGACATGACCGTCAAGCTGCCGCCGGGCACGCCGTTGCGCGAGACCGATGCGCTGGTGCGGCAGATCCAGACTCAGCACGAGAAGGATCCCGGCATCCGCGCCTGGTTCGGCGTCAGCGGCAGCGGCACGCGGCTCGACGCGAACCCGACCGAGAGCGGCGAGAACATCGGCAAGATCACCGTGGTGATGGCCGACGGCGGCAGCAAGCAGGTCGAGGCGCAGGAGACCGAACGCCTGCGCCAGACCATGCGCACCCATCCCGGCGCCCAGGTCGACTTCGCCCGTCCGCAGCTTTTCAGCTTCTCCACGCCGCTGGAAATCGAATTGCGCGGCCAGGACCTGGAGACGATCCAGCGCGCCGGCCAGCACATGGCCAAGCTGCTGCGCGGCAGCCCGCACTTCGCCGACGTCAAGTCGACGGTGGAGCAGGGCTTCCCGGAAATCCAGATCCGCTTCGACCAGGACCGCGCCGGCGCGCTCGGCCTGGCCACGCGCGATGTCGCCGACGTGGTGGTCAAGAAGGTGCGCGGCGACGTCGCCACCCGCTACAGCTTCCGCGACCGCAAGATCGACGTGTTGGTGCGCGCGCGCCAGGCCGATCGCGCGTCGATCGAGAGCATCCGCCGCTTGATCGTCAACCCGGGCAGCAACCGTCCGGTGACCCTGGAATCGGTGGCCGACGTGGTCGCCACCACCGGTCCGAGCGAGATCCACCGCGCCGATCAGGTGCGCGTGGCGATCGTCTCGTCGAACCTGCGCGACATCGACCTCGGCGGCGCCATCGCCGAGGTCGAGCAGATGGTGCGCGAAAAGCCGCTGAGCCCGGAGGTGCGCATGCACATCGGCGGCCAGGGCGAGGAGTTGCAGCAGTCGATCAACTCGCTGCTGTTCGCGTTCGGTCTGGCGATCTTCCTCGTTTACCTGGTGATGGCCTCGCAGTTCGAATCGCTGCTGCATCCGTTCGTGATCCTGTTCACCATCCCGCTGGCCCTGGTCGGCGCGGTGCTGGCGCTGCTGCTGACCAACTCGACGATCTCGGTGGTGGTGTTCATCGGCCTGATCCTGCTGGTCGGCCTGGTGGTCAAGAACGCGATCATCCTGATCGACAAGGTCAACCAGCTGCGCGAGCACGGCGTGGCCAAGCGCGAGGCGCTGATCGAAGGCGCGCGTTCGCGCCTGCGCCCGATCATCATGACTACGCTGTGCACCCTGTTCGGCTTCCTGCCGCTGGCCATCGCCACCGGCGAAGGCGCCGAGGTGCGCTCGCCGATGGCGATCACGGTGATCGGCGGCCTGCTGGTGTCGACCCTGCTGACCTTGCTGGTGATTCCGGTGGTGTACGACCTGCTCGACCGCCGCGGCGACGCCTACTACCGCGAACGCGTGCGCAAGGCCAAGCGCCGCGACGCGGCGGTGGCCGAGTCGCTGGGCCACGACAACGATCCGCTGAGCGAGGCGCACTGA
- a CDS encoding efflux RND transporter periplasmic adaptor subunit, whose translation MRQLTNNREGGPAVRVTAAVAALALACALGLSACKGGAGAAEAQAKESKDKASDAVPVEVAVAGRRAIAASYTGTAPLEARAESQVVAKTSGVALQVMVVEGQQVKAGQVLVRLDSARSEQQAAQTAATLRKLEANYSRARQMAEQRLLSANDSDQLRYDLEAARAGNRLANLEVSYAQVQAPISGVVASRSIKPGNFVQINSPIIRIVDTSQLEAVLNVPERELATLKAGQPVQMTVDAMPGKSFAGKVDRIAPVVDSGSGTFRVICSFEGGGALQPGMFGRLRIDYDSRADALVVPRAALLDDEGDPAVFVVRGNKVARTSVKLGYLDGSWAEVRAGVKQGDQVVVAGKTALREGSEVLAINAKQIASAAAPAAPTQQ comes from the coding sequence ATGCGTCAACTCACCAACAACCGCGAGGGCGGTCCGGCGGTGCGCGTCACGGCAGCGGTCGCTGCACTGGCGCTGGCATGCGCGCTGGGCCTGTCGGCCTGCAAGGGCGGCGCGGGCGCCGCCGAGGCGCAAGCGAAGGAAAGCAAGGACAAGGCATCGGACGCCGTGCCGGTGGAGGTGGCGGTGGCGGGCCGGCGCGCGATCGCGGCCAGCTACACCGGCACCGCGCCGCTGGAGGCGCGCGCCGAGTCGCAGGTGGTCGCCAAGACCTCCGGCGTGGCGCTGCAGGTGATGGTCGTGGAAGGCCAGCAGGTCAAGGCCGGGCAGGTGCTGGTGCGGCTGGATTCGGCCCGCTCCGAGCAGCAGGCCGCGCAGACCGCGGCGACCCTGCGCAAGCTCGAGGCCAACTACTCCCGCGCCCGCCAGATGGCCGAGCAGCGCCTGCTCAGCGCCAACGACAGCGACCAGCTGCGCTACGACCTGGAAGCCGCGCGCGCCGGCAACCGCCTGGCCAATCTGGAAGTCTCCTACGCCCAGGTCCAGGCGCCGATTTCCGGCGTGGTCGCCTCGCGTTCGATCAAGCCCGGCAACTTCGTCCAGATCAACTCGCCGATCATCCGCATCGTCGACACCTCGCAGCTGGAAGCCGTGCTCAACGTGCCCGAGCGCGAACTGGCCACGCTCAAGGCCGGCCAGCCGGTGCAGATGACGGTCGACGCGATGCCCGGCAAGAGCTTCGCCGGCAAGGTCGACCGGATCGCGCCGGTGGTGGATTCGGGCAGCGGCACCTTCCGGGTGATCTGTTCGTTCGAAGGCGGCGGCGCCCTGCAGCCGGGCATGTTCGGCCGCCTGCGCATCGACTACGACAGCCGCGCCGATGCGCTGGTGGTGCCGCGCGCGGCGCTGCTCGACGACGAAGGCGATCCGGCGGTGTTCGTGGTGCGCGGCAACAAGGTCGCGCGCACCTCGGTCAAGCTCGGTTACCTCGACGGCTCCTGGGCCGAGGTCCGCGCCGGCGTGAAGCAGGGCGACCAGGTCGTGGTGGCCGGCAAGACCGCGCTGCGCGAAGGCAGCGAGGTGCTGGCGATCAACGCCAAGCAAATCGCCAGCGCCGCCGCTCCGGCCGCGCCGACCCAGCAATAA
- a CDS encoding c-type cytochrome — protein sequence MRPLTIACCFALTLATATAAAQEPAKTPAAPAPAAAAAAAPAAPASVAGNAQTGRQLTYTCQGCHGVTGYKNAYPNYHVPKIVGQSQEYLVNALTEYKKGARKHPTMQAQAQSFSDQDIADIAAFLSSAK from the coding sequence ATGCGACCGCTGACGATCGCCTGCTGCTTCGCCCTGACCCTGGCCACCGCGACCGCGGCCGCCCAGGAACCCGCCAAGACTCCGGCCGCTCCTGCTCCGGCCGCCGCTGCCGCCGCGGCGCCCGCCGCGCCGGCCAGCGTCGCCGGCAACGCGCAGACCGGCCGCCAGCTCACCTACACCTGCCAGGGCTGCCACGGCGTCACCGGCTACAAGAACGCGTATCCGAACTATCACGTTCCCAAGATCGTCGGCCAGTCGCAGGAATACCTGGTCAACGCGCTGACCGAGTACAAGAAGGGCGCGCGCAAGCACCCGACGATGCAGGCCCAGGCCCAGAGCTTCTCGGACCAGGACATCGCCGATATCGCCGCCTTCCTCTCCAGCGCCAAGTGA
- a CDS encoding c-type cytochrome: MTNPSLLRGLAIASLALALAACSNSGDAPAGHSSADRNEGHTSSSSGLPAGNHLAGEKLASTKGKATGQSCVDCHGAEGNAPIDPTYPKLAGQYHDYIAHSLQMYRDGDREHALMSSQAKDLSDQQIADLAAYFGSREKGTLRDLHGIH; encoded by the coding sequence ATGACGAATCCCAGCCTCCTGCGCGGCCTCGCCATCGCCTCGCTCGCCCTCGCCCTGGCCGCCTGCTCCAACTCCGGCGACGCCCCGGCCGGCCATTCCTCGGCCGACCGCAACGAAGGCCACACCTCGTCGTCCTCGGGCCTGCCCGCGGGCAACCACCTCGCCGGCGAGAAGCTCGCCAGCACCAAGGGCAAGGCCACCGGCCAGTCCTGCGTGGACTGCCACGGCGCCGAAGGCAACGCGCCGATCGACCCGACCTACCCCAAGCTCGCCGGCCAGTACCACGACTACATCGCCCACTCGCTGCAGATGTACCGCGACGGCGACCGCGAGCACGCGCTGATGTCGTCGCAGGCCAAGGACCTCAGCGACCAGCAGATCGCCGACCTCGCCGCCTACTTCGGTTCGCGCGAGAAGGGCACGCTGCGCGACCTGCACGGCATCCACTGA
- a CDS encoding NfuA family Fe-S biogenesis protein yields MINISESAQAHFRKLIEREALPGLGVRLSAVHPGTARADVRLEFAEPADLAGDEWAVDCDGFTLWLRADSVKYLDGAEIDYESRATGGQLQIRAPKIKGEAPADSASLVERVHWLVENEINPQLAQHRGHVSVQEVTADGVVLLRFGGGCHGCGMADVTLKQGIETTLMSKVPGVTAVRDATDHDTGEAPYIPRDSAA; encoded by the coding sequence ATGATCAATATTTCCGAATCCGCCCAGGCGCATTTCCGCAAGCTGATCGAACGCGAGGCCTTGCCGGGCCTCGGCGTGCGTCTGTCTGCGGTCCATCCCGGCACCGCGCGCGCCGACGTGCGTCTGGAGTTCGCCGAGCCGGCCGACCTGGCCGGCGACGAATGGGCGGTGGACTGCGACGGCTTTACCCTGTGGCTGCGCGCCGACAGCGTGAAGTACCTCGACGGCGCCGAGATCGATTACGAAAGCCGCGCCACCGGCGGCCAGCTGCAGATCCGCGCGCCGAAGATCAAGGGCGAGGCGCCGGCCGATTCGGCCTCGCTGGTCGAGCGCGTGCATTGGCTGGTCGAGAACGAGATCAACCCGCAGCTGGCCCAGCACCGCGGCCACGTCTCGGTGCAGGAAGTGACCGCCGACGGCGTGGTGCTGCTGCGCTTCGGCGGCGGCTGCCACGGCTGCGGCATGGCCGACGTGACCCTCAAGCAAGGCATCGAAACCACCTTGATGAGCAAGGTGCCGGGCGTGACCGCGGTGCGCGACGCGACCGATCACGATACCGGCGAGGCGCCGTACATCCCGCGCGACAGCGCGGCCTGA
- a CDS encoding 4a-hydroxytetrahydrobiopterin dehydratase, with product MNDLIPLVQAHCVPLRGSEHRLSEARVRELLPQVPGWELAEDGHALTKTFRFDDYYRTMAFVNALAFMAHREDHHPDLGVHYDRCVVRYSTHDVGGLSENDFICAAKAEALIG from the coding sequence ATGAACGACCTCATTCCCCTCGTCCAGGCCCATTGCGTGCCGCTGCGCGGCAGCGAACACCGGCTCAGCGAGGCGCGCGTGCGCGAACTGCTGCCGCAGGTGCCGGGCTGGGAACTGGCCGAGGACGGTCACGCCCTCACCAAGACCTTCCGTTTCGACGACTACTATCGAACGATGGCGTTCGTGAACGCACTGGCGTTCATGGCCCATCGCGAGGATCATCACCCCGACCTCGGCGTGCACTACGACCGCTGCGTGGTGCGTTATTCCACCCACGACGTCGGCGGGCTCAGCGAGAACGACTTCATCTGCGCGGCCAAGGCCGAAGCCCTGATTGGTTGA
- a CDS encoding energy transducer TonB codes for MNLKRRLLAPSLAFALAATAAGCGQRAAEEPIIPSTPLRAVDTPPPDYPLEIGCDQVGGKVVLQLTVGAEGKPTRANVLTSSGVPALDAAATQGVQRWRFEAATRNGKPVATDIQVPVTFHAPAERPEHCGGASAP; via the coding sequence ATGAACCTCAAGCGCCGCCTGCTCGCTCCGTCCCTCGCTTTCGCTCTGGCCGCGACGGCGGCCGGCTGCGGCCAACGCGCCGCCGAGGAACCGATCATCCCGTCCACGCCGCTGCGCGCGGTCGACACCCCGCCGCCGGACTATCCGCTGGAAATCGGCTGCGACCAGGTCGGCGGCAAGGTGGTGCTGCAGCTGACCGTCGGCGCCGAGGGCAAACCGACCCGCGCCAACGTGCTGACGAGCAGCGGCGTGCCCGCGCTCGACGCGGCCGCGACCCAGGGCGTGCAGCGCTGGCGCTTCGAAGCCGCGACCCGCAACGGCAAGCCGGTGGCGACCGACATCCAGGTGCCGGTGACCTTCCACGCGCCGGCCGAGCGGCCGGAGCATTGCGGCGGCGCCAGCGCCCCCTGA